A genomic stretch from Penicillium digitatum chromosome 4, complete sequence includes:
- a CDS encoding Small GTPase superfamily, Rab type: protein MAETPTFKLVLVGDGGTGKTTFVKRHLTGEFEKKYIATLGVEVHPLNFNTNYGAIQFDVWDTAGQEKFGGLRDGYYINGQCGIIMFDVTSRITYKNVPNWHRDLVRVCENIPIVLTGNKVDVKERKVKAKTITFHRKKNLQYYDISAKSNYNFEKPFLWLARKLVGNPQLDFVAGIALAPPEVTVDEKQLEAYRKEMEEAANQPLPDEDDADL, encoded by the exons ATGGCTGAGACCCCCACCTTCAAGCTCGTCCTGGTCGGTGACGGTGGTACTGGAAAG ACCACCTTCGTCAAGCGCCACCTGACTGGTGAATTCGAGAAGAAGTACATCGCCACCCTTGGTGTCGAGGTGCACCCTCTCAACTTCAACACC AACTACGGTGCTATCCAGTTCGACGTCTGGGATACCGCTGGTCAGGAGAAGTTCGGTGGTCTCCGTGATGGTTACTACATCAACGGCCAGTGTGGTATCATCATGTTCGATGTCACTTCCCGTATCACCTACAAGAACGTCCCCAACTGGCACC GTGACCTCGTTCGTGTTTGCGAGAACATTCCCATCGTCCTTACCGGTAACAAGGTCGACGTGAAGGAGCGCAAGGTCAAGGCCAAGACCATCACCTTCCACCGCAAGAAGAACCTCCAGTACTACGACATCTCTGCCAAGTCCAACTACAACTTCGAGAAGCCCTTCCTTTGGCTCGCTCGCAAGCTTGTCGGCAACCCCCAGCTC GACTTCGTTGCCGGAATTGCCCTTGCTCCCCCCGAGGTTACCGTCGACGAGAAGCAGCTCGAGGCTTACCGCaaggagatggaggaggCCGCCAACCAGCCCCTCCCCGACGAGGACGATGCCGATCTGTAA
- a CDS encoding SWI/SNF family DNA-dependent ATPase Ris1, putative: MASSVDQSQEDQIKDLLEDLDTYRYIYNDFLATRGACAEADELRDTIRKMEGQVAALLGDPVPTPQAASTSQISSPTPPVRTPAAAPRISSNSFTGIPGDSFASPHWPSAAPSPFAAGSHHSTVLPASPMMQSSDNSRKRQRPLSHISPTTQGSSKRIAPSRPGSRRSQLDAINAEQEARLAENDRMYKQFIDAAGDDADQLKEIREEIDEQAKLIKAEIQMERDAELARALQADENHIQFSIEGFNEHDSWDLPDRTQPVKLEPISSKAIRASQTSAPIAPSNKLIPFNSDDDIQEITADSFNSRYGKQPTRQSGSFNYPHTSSLSSPYSKSPYTSHAPHFSLMPYPSQLTYSTQMTYPSQLTYPSQMSNPSQMAYPSQLAYPSQMSSPSKLSYPSSTVSSRVLPWAREPSHIPMPGAFDKYDKAEKAFDVVRNQTEIFDDDADMVAYNEKEFPEDIKNLLSGIKDIREATRADNEETPDALRVTLMKHQKIGLKWMKAKEESSHKGGILADDMGLGKTIQAIALMVARPFEDEDRRPTLIVAPKALMDQWRLEIQRHIKPGRYQLSVLIYHQRRRPWKELKKYDVIITTFGTITAHYKTLLEAEKLAEEGQHASLIQERKNAAGPLNPAAKWHRVIIDEAQNIKNPSAKSSTACCRLNSTYRWCLTGTPMMNRLEDFQSLLGFLRIRPYSNPSKFKADFVRRIKSGWGGEDVMKQLRVLVKSVCLRRTKSSKIDGEPILQLPPKVTEKVHVVFDERESQVYEELNTSTQRQITRYLDSGTLGRNYSHVLVLLLRLRQACCHPLLMQEFRNEPSPSMPGVDKIANAKLLSAAVVQRIKENDGEEDGTCPVCMDSVKNATIYIPCGHHVCSECWIRISDSATANGAINLDDDGPTVIKCQNCRGPVDPAKLTDTNAFKQVHDPSALPESDARGGDVYGASDDEDSEATASSDEHDSDSSTEEGEGGSKKKSKLRSLAELRKDALKNKAEKKKYIRRLEKGWFPSTKITKTLEILQANEDRGLDEKTIIFSQFTSLLDLLEFPLAHRGWNHTRFDGSMNLKERNAAVTAFTNDPACKIMLVSLKAGNSGLNLVAASHVIMFDPFWNPYIEDQAVDRAHRIGQVREVFVHRLLIENTVEDRIVTLQDQKRELISGALDEGGTMNVSRLDARELAYLFGVRDL, from the exons ATGGCTTCTTCGGTTGATCAGTCCCAAGAGGACCAAATCAAAGATCTTCTAGAAGATCTCGATACCTACAGATACATCTACAATGATTTTCTCGCCACGAGGGGTGCTTGTGCAGAAGCAGACGAGCTTCGTGATACCATCAGAAAAATGGAAGGCCAGGTTGCTGCGCTCCTTGGTGATCCTGTTCCTACTCCTCAAGCTGCCTCGACATCACAAATTTCGTCGCCCACTCCGCCAGTCCGGACGCCCGCGGCTGCTCCGCGAATATCGTCGAATTCTTTCACTGGAATCCCAGGGGATTCATTTGCATCCCCCCACTGGCCTTCGGCTGCACCCTCACCTTTCGCGGCTGGGTCTCACCATTCGACAGTGCTACCAGCTTCACCAATGATGCAGTCTTCAGATAACTCTCGTAAACGTCAGCGTCCACTATCTCACATCTCGCCTACGACACAGGGATCATCAAAAAGGATTGCTCCCTCACGGCCTGGATCTCGCAGATCTCAACTTGACGCGATAAACGCTGAACAAGAAGCCCGCCTTGCTGAGAATGACCGCATGTATAAGCAATTCATCGATGCGGCAGGTGACGATGCAGATCAACTAAAGGAAATCAGGGAAGAGATTGATGAGCAGGCGAAGTTGATTAAAGCAGAGATTCAAATGGAAAGAGACGCGGAATTGGCTCGCGCTCTCCAAGCCGATGAGAATCATATTCAATTCTCCATTGAGGGCTTCAATGAGCATGATTCATGGGATCTTCCAGACCGCACTCAACCGGTAAAGCTCGAACCTATCTCATCAAAAGCCATTCGCGCTTCTCAAACCTCTGCACCGATAGCTCCATCCAATAAACTCATTCCGTTCAATTCCGACGATGATATTCAAGAAATCACTGCTGATTCGTTCAATTCTCGATACGGCAAGCAGCCAACCCGCCAATCTGGTTCCTTCAACTATCCACACAcgtcttctctctcttcgcCTTACTCTAAATCGCCATACACTTCACATGCACCCCATTTCTCGCTGATGCCATACCCCTCTCAGTTGACATACTCCACCCAGATGACATATCCCTCCCAGTTGACATACCCCTCCCAAATGTCGAATCCTTCCCAAATGGCATATCCTTCACAACTAGCATATCCCTCCCAAATGTCAAGCCCCTCAAAACTATCATATCCCTCATCAACAGTTTCCTCCAGAGTTCTGCCCTGGGCGCGTGAACCTTCACACATTCCAATGCCGGGTGCGTTTGACAAATATGACAAGGCTGAAAAGGCTTTTGACGTGGTTCGTAACCAGACCGAAATATTCGATGACGATGCTGACATGGT GGCCTACAATGAGAAAGAGTTCCCAGAAGATATCAAGAATCTGCTCAGTGGTATCAAAGACATCCGTGAGGCAACTAGAGCGGACAATGAGGAGACACCAGATGCGCTTCGAGTCACATTGATGAAGCACCAGAAGATCGGCCTGAAATGGATGAAGGCCAAGGAGGAGAGCAGTCACAAAGGAGGAATCCTCGCAGATGATATGGGCCTCGGTAAAACTATTCAAGCGATTGCACTGATGGTTGCTCGTCcatttgaagatgaagaccgACGCCCGACCTTGATTGTCGCGCCCAAGGCACTTATGGATCAATGGAGGCTCGAAATCCAGCGCCATATCAAGCCTGGAAGGTACCAACTATCGGTCTTGATATATCATCAACGGCGCAGGCCCTGGAAGGAACTCAAAAAGTACGATGTCATTATTACGACATTTGGCACCATCACCGCGCACTACAAAACATTGCTTGAGGCGGAAAAGCTTGCAGAGGAAGGGCAGCATGCCTCGTTAATCCAAGAACGCAAAAATGCGGCTGGTCCTCTCAATCCTGCCGCCAAGTGGCACAGAGTCATCATCGATGAGGCACAGAACATCAAAAATCCAAGTGCGAAATCCTCAACAGCGTGCTGTCGACTCAATTCTACCTACCGATGGTGTCTGACTGGTACGCCCATGATGAATCGTCTCGAAGATTTTCAGTCCCTTTTGGGATTCCTCCGGATTCGGCCTTACAGCAACCCATCAAAGTTCAAGGCG GATTTTGTGAGACGCATCAAATCTGGTTGGGGAGGAGAGGATGTTATGAAGCAACTGCGCGTCCTAGTTAAGTCTGTCTGTCTTCGACGTACAAAATCCTCCAAGATTGATGGCGAGCCCATCTTGCAACTCCCGCCAAAGGTCACTGAGAAGGTCCATGTTGTGTTTGATGAGAGGGAAAGTCAGGTTTATGAGGAGCTCAATACGTCCACCCAAAGGCAGATTACCCGATATCTTGACTCCGGAACTCTGGGCAGAAACTACAGCCACGTTCTGGTTTtacttcttcgtcttcgacAGGCATGCTGCCATCCACTTCTCATGCAGGAGTTCCGAAATGAACCTTCCCCGTCTATGCCAGGGGTGGATAAGATCGCCAACGCCAAGCTTCTGAGCGCTGCCGTAGTGCAACGTATCAAAGAAAATGACGGCGAAGAGGATGGCACCTGCCCCGTCTGCATGGACAGTGTCAAAAATGCGACTATTTACATTCCATGTGGACACCATGTGTGCTCGGAGTGCTGGATCCGCATTTCCGACTCTGCAACCGCAAATGGAGCTATCAATCTTGACGACGATGGTCCAACTGTAATCAAGTGCCAGAATTGCCGAGGACCAGTAGACCCTGCGAAACTCACCGACACCAATGCGTTCAAGCAGGTTCACGATCCAAGCGCATTGCCCGAATCTGACGCCAGAGGCGGCGACGTTTACGGGGCCAGTGACGATGAAGACTCAGAAGCCACAGCGAGCAGTGATGAGCACGACTCCGATAGCTCTACTGAAGAGGGCGAGGGTGGATCAAAGAAGAAATCAAAGTTAAGGTCTCTGGCCGAGCTGCGAAAAGACGCCTTGAAGAACAAGGCTGAGAAAAAGAAATACATTCGCCGCCTCGAGAAAGGCTGGTTCCCCAGCACAAAAATCACCAAGACGCTGGAGATCCTTCAAGCCAATGAAGACCGCGGCTTAGATGAGAAAACCATCATTTTCAGCCAGTTCACCTCCCTCTTGGATCTTCTCGAATTCCCCCTCGCCCACCGCGGCTGGAACCATACCCGCTTCGACGGCAGTATGAACCTGAAGGAACGCAACGCCGCCGTGACGGCTTTCACCAACGACCCCGCTTGCAAGATCATGCTCGTCTCTCTTAAGGCTGGAAACTCTGGTCTTAACCTTGTCGCTGCCTCGCATGTTATCATGTTCGACCCCTTCTGGAACCCGTACATCGAAGACCAGGCTGTGGATCGTGCCCATCGCATCGGGCAGGTTAGAGAAGTCTTTGTTCATCGTCTGCTTATTGAAAATACAGTCGAGGATCGTATTGTTACTCTGCAGGACCAGAAACGTGAGCTGATTAGTGGTGCTCTCGATGAGGGTGGAACTATGAATGTCTCCCGACTAGATGCGAGGGAACTTGCATATCTCTTT GGTGTGAGAGACTTGTGA
- a CDS encoding Cyclic peptide transporter translates to MNQIALVQSSPRFQCDRFWDSHNAWLSPCALPYLACIPAFIVLLIALSHVLGYFCQRWRPKWTVPFISEQHDSQELQLDHPKQSLRWIVLLLIFTATGLVAETVQFVPPGIDTSAFVLVLSWATASILVAVKRPRSCSISMLVYYVSAFAIELSLATHPDVGPEFKIVARYVAAAAAAAACATILLMPFREPSLPSIDISAVGQQPSDDFRSPEDNLRLWQFLTVSWMAPLISTGLKRQLHEQDVWLLGFDFQHNRLHERFRRLRGSVLSRLLRANGVDVLIISTISLVQMICDFSTPVLLQQLLRAMKDPTRPKRVPLTYAFMSLALRLVAAQSQVLLLWYGRRCYERSRGEMIMMVYEKALSRKNISGLMIEGSPGPSHEDVNGNDDEASAQDIHQPSIKTVRSFWQRIMSRNQKLPQKQAKEAASLGKIFNLLRGDVYEVAQRFWEVDSLIDKPIGLLIATFLVWTLFGPSCFLGILAVIVAQIVNAILTRALFRWERVRRAATDTRLQLTSQFVEAIRHLRWYGWQNHWLQQVMDARQHELNIRIITSLWSILIRFTNSFASGVFPVVALYAYTLLAGHELRIDIIFPALQLFTMLETRLRDIPGLITSLINAFIALGRIEDFMSEPDKENLPTELLPNEFHSRCSLVGAGKTAFLQALLGELDRLGGSVCIPNQMVGYCAQTPWLQSMSIRDNILFSAPYHDQRYKRTLEACALLPDLAQFKHGDLSFVGENGIGLSGGQKARVALARAVYSTSRVLLLDDPLSALDHNTAEAIVRKCFLGPLMKNRTIVLVTHRTTLVRQIANQIINICEKHATVYDKKTIKLDATESSLKMIDHENETEVETTFEEETAAVPDRFIEEEHRADGGVKARVYWNYIKAGKYRWWLTLVLILTIYRLMAVGQSWFLKGWGESYEQTTVHRGDTSNLSPRPSQDFWSVSNLSLDTYLTPPSPIDQLPSPREDVRPWLWTFFAIISFQAATLLFAQLLMLVIVYYAGQSLFRRVLVRVSHATFRYLDTIPLGRLMNRLTSDIGVVDGNISEQFQVIAFQAIIWISSVLVIATATPVFLLFSLALTVAFVLIFLRFLPTSQSLRRLEMVSLSPLLSNFGELLHGLTTVRAFHAESQFQNRVISVVDKFQGMDHFYWSLQSWLMYRFEALSAFSTFCLTALALHTNTTPGLVAFVLIASNNFVESTHALCKQYGQLQMNFVSVERVDELLHIEEETPGTIDPPAAWPTYGSDVVFEDATLRYATHLDPSLINVSLRIPGGSTTAVIGRTGSGKSTLAMSLLSVIKPESGRILIDGINITDVNRQALRTRVTFVAQDPVLFPGSIRLNLDPTEDYSDELCTEVLKRLCSRHGWDLGTHIEAGGRNLSQGQRQLIALTRAVLRRSAIVILDEATASVDHDTSLEIQQIIREELQQSTVITIAHRIEAVKDADYFVVLDQGRVSRQGHVRDL, encoded by the exons ATGAATCAAATTGCGCTGGTCCAGAGTTCACCTCGATTCCAGTGTGACCGGTTCTGG GACTCGCATAATGCTTGGCTATCACCGTGTGCATTGCCATATCTGGCATGCATACCGGCCTTCATAGTATTGCTTATTGCATTAAGCCACGTACTTGGATACTTCTGCCAGCGATGGCGCCCCAAGTGGACTGTTCCTTTTATTTCCGAACAGCATGATAGCCAAGAGCTCCAACTAGATCACCCCAAGCAATCATTGCGATGGATTGTCCTTCTCCTCATATTTACGGCTACTGGGCTTGTAGCCGAGACAGTTCAGTTTGTTCCTCCGGGGATTGATACCTCGGCGTTTGTACTTGTTCTCTCATGG GCCACGGCATCTATTCTAGTCGCTGTCAAGCGGCCCAGATCATGTTCCATCTCGATGCTTGTGTATTATGTGTCAGCATTTGCAATTGAACTTTCTTTAGCGACTCACCCAGATGTGGGCCCGGAATTCAAAATTGTTGCTCGCTACGTTGCCGCAGCggcggcagcagcagcctgTGCAACAATTCTCCTAATGCCATTCCGCGAGCCTTCACTGCCGTCAATAGATATCAGCGCCGTTGGTCAACAGCCATCCGATGACTTCCGCAGCCCAGAAGATAATCTAAGACTTTGGCAATTCCTCACAGTGTCATGGATGGCACCGCTCATCTCAACTGGACTCAAAAGACAACTACATGAACAAGATGTCTGGCTGCTTGGATTTGACTTTCAACACAACCGACTACATGAAAGGTTTCGTCGACTTCGTGGTTCGGTCCTCAGTCGTCTGTTGAGAGCCAATGGAGTTGATGTTTTAATCATCTCTACCATTTCTCTTGTCCAGATGATATGCG ACTTTTCTACTCCCGTTCTATTGCAGCAACTATTGCGGGCCATGAAAGACCCGACCCGACCAAAACGTGTTCCTTTAACCTATGCTTTCATGTCTCTCGCTCTTAGACTTGTGGCCGCACAGTCTCAAGTGTTACTTCTGTGGTATGGAAGACGATGTTATGAACGGTCGAGGGGTGAAATGATCATGATGGTCTATGAAAAAGCCCTTTCACGAAAGAACATCTCTGGACTAATGATCGAAGGCAGCCCAGGACCATCCCACGAGGATGTAAATGGCAACGACGATGAGGCCTCAGCTCAAGATATCCATCAACCTTCAATCAAAACCGTGAGAAGTTTCTGGCAACGTATCATGTCTCGCAACCAAAAGCTCCCGCAGAAACAAGCTAAAGAAGCTGCATCACTTGGAAAAATCTTTAATCTCTTGCGTGGAGACGTTTATGAAGTTGCACAGAGATTCTGGGAGGTTGACTCGTTGATTGACAAGCCAATAGGGCTCCTGATCGCGACCTTCCTTGTTTGGACACTCTTCGGTCCATCATGTTTCCTGGGAATATTAGCGGTCATAGTTGCACAGATCGTGAACGCAATTCTAACCAGAGCTCTTTTCCGTTGGGAGCGGGTTAGAAGAGCGGCAACAGACACAAGGCTTCAACTAACTTCGCAGTTCGTGGAAGCAATCCGTCACCTGCGCTGGTACGGGTGGCAGAATCATTGGCTTCAGCAGGTCATGGATGCCCGACAACATGAGTTGAATATTCGAATTATTACAAGTCTGTGGAGCATCTTGATTCGGTTCACCAATTCCTTCGCTAGTGGCGTGTTTCCGGTGGTTGCGTTGTACGCATATACCCTTTTGGCCGGGCATGAGCTGCGGATTGATATTATCTTTCCAGCATTGCAGTTGTTTACCATGCTAGAGACCCGTCTTCGGGATATTCCTGGTCTTATCACATCGCTTATCAATGCCTTCATTGCCCTCGGGCGTATCGAGGACTTCATGTCCGAACCGGACAAGGAGAATCTGCCTACTGAACTGCTGCCGAATGAATTCCACTCTCGATGCAGTCTT GTCGGTGCTGGGAAAACCGCGTTTCTGCAAGCTCTTTTAGGAGAACTTGATAGACTGGGCGGCTCGGTATGTATTCCGAACCAAATGGTGGGATATTGTGCCCAGACCCCGTGGCTGCAAAGTATGAGCATCCGTGATAACATTCTGTTCTCCGCTCCTTATCATGACCAGCGCTACAAGCGGACACTGGAGGCCTGCGCCTTGCTTCCAGATCTTGCTCAATTTAAGCATGGCGATTTATCGTTTGTGGGTGAGAATGGCATTGGGCTATCAGGTGGACAAAAAGCGCGAGTAGCTCTGGCAAGAGCTGTCTATAGCACATCGCGGGTTCTCCTTTTGGACGACCCCTTATCCGCACTGGACCACAATACCGCAGAAGCCATAGTCCGCAAATGCTTTTTGGGGCCGCTGATGAAGAACCGAACTATTGTGCTGGTGACGCATCGAACCACGTTGGTTCGTCAAATTGCGAATCAAATTATCAATATTTGTGAAAAACATGCCACTGTTTACGACAAGAAAACCATCAAGCTTGATGCGACCGAATCTTCCCTTAAAATGATCGACCATGAAAACGAAACAGAAGTTGAGACTACTTTTGAGGAGGAGACAGCCGCCGTACCTGACAGGTTCATCGAGGAAGAGCATCGAGCAGACGGGGGTGTCAAGGCTCGAGTCTACTGGAATTATATTAAGGCCGGAAAGTACCGATGGTGGCTTACCCTGGTCCTGATCTTGACAATCTACCGACTGATGGCCGTTGGGCAATCATGGTTTCTCAAAGGGTGGGGAGAATCGTACGAGCAGACAACTGTCCATCGGGGAGATACCTCAAACTTGAGTCCCAGGCCATCGCAAGACTTCTGGTCAGTCTCAAACTTGAGCTTGGACACATACTTAACGCCTCCGAGCCCTATCGATCAACTGCCGTCTCCACGTGAGGATGTGCGACCCTGGCTATGGACCTTTTTTGCCATCATTTCTTTCCAAGCGGCCACGCTCCTTTTCGCTCAGCTTCTGATGCTGGTCATCGTCTATTACGCGGGGCAGTCCTTGTTCCGAAGGGTGTTGGTCCGAGTTAGCCATGCGACTTTCAGATACTTGG ATACAATCCCCCTGGGGCGCTTGATGAACCGTCTCACATCTGATATTGGAGTTGTGGATGGCAATATTAGTGAGCAATTCCAGGTGATTGCATTCCAGGCTATCATTTGGATCTCTTCTGTGCTAGTAATTGCAACTGCCACCCCGGTGTTTTTGTTGTTCTCCCTAGCTCTCACAGTGGCATTTGTCTTGATATTCCTGCGTTTCCTTCCCACATCCCAGAGTCTACGACGTCTCGAGATGGTATCCCTAAGTCCTTTATTGTCCAACTTCGGCGAGCTATTGCACGGTCTAACCACCGTCCGAGCTTTCCATGCAGAGTCGCAGTTCCAGAACCGAGTTATATCCGTGGTTGACAAGTTCCAGGGAATGGATCATTTTTACTGGTCACTCCAGAGCTGGCTCATGTACCGATTTGAGGCTCTATCTGCTTTCTCGACCTTTTGCCTAACAGCTCTGGCCTTGCACACAAATACGACACCGGGACTAGTAGCATTTGTGCTTATTGCTTCTAATAACTTTGTCGAGTCCACGCATGCATTGTGCAAGCAGTACGGTCAACTTCAAATGAACTTTGTGTCGGTGGAGCGAGTCGATGAGCTCCTCCACATCGAAGAAGAAACTCCCGGGACCATCGATCCCCCAGCCGCCTGGCCAACTTACGGTAGTGACGTTGTCTTCGAAGATGCGACTCTCCGTTACGCAACACATCTCGACCCCTCACTTATTAATGTCTCTCTTCGCATCCCTGGGGGATCTACTACAGCGGTTATCGGCCGTACTGGTAGCGGCAAGTCCACACTGGCAATGTCACTTTTGAGCGTCATCAAACCTGAATCCGGTCGCATTCTCATTGACGGCATCAATATCACCGACGTCAACAGACAGGCGTTGCGTACCCGAGTAACCTTTGTCGCACAAGATCCCGTCCTCTTCCCTGGTAGTATCAGACTCAATTTGGACCCGACGGAAGATTATTCGGATGAACTGTGTACCGAAGTCCTGAAGCGTCTGTGTAGTCGGCACGGCTGGGATCTTGGAACACATATTGAGGCTGGAGGAAGGAATCTTAGCCAGGGCCAACGGCAACTTATTGCTCTGACACGGGCTGTCCTTCGTCGAAGCGCAATTGTCATTCTTGATGAAGCGACCGCTTCCGTTGATCATGATACCTCTCTTGAGATTCAGCAGATTATCCGGGAGGAGTTGCAGCAGTCTACTGTCATTACTATTGCGCATCGCATAGAAGCTGTCAAGGATGCGGATTACTTTGTGGTTTTGGATCAGGGGCGGGTTTCGAGACAAGGCCATGTGCGGGATCTGTAG
- a CDS encoding Lipid transfer protein, putative codes for MSLKKDSHPSSAAFDVINQMLQANEADRKDALSKAKAIFTFNLKNSSGEEAAWYLDLKNKGEVGQGVAPAGDKADVTLSLSDSDFAQLVSGKANAQRLFMGGKLKIKGNIMKATKMEPILKKAQGGAKL; via the exons ATGTCTCTCAAGAAAG ATTCTCACCCCTCGTCCGCTGCCTTCGACGTCATCAACCAGATGCTCCAAGCCAATGAAGCCGACCGCAAGGATGCACTCAGCAAGGCCAAGGCCATCTTCACCTTTAACCTGAAGAACTCCAGTGGCGAGGAGGCTGCCTGGTACCTCGATCTCAAGAACAAGGGCGAGGTTGGACAGGGTGTTGCCCCTGCTGGCGACAAGGCTGATG TGACCCTTTCTCTCTCCGATTCCGATTTTGCCCAGCTCGTCTCCGGCAAGGCCAACGCTCAGCGATTGTTTATGGGCGGCAAGCTAAAGATTAAGGGTAACATTATGAAGGCGACCAAGATGGAGCCTATCCTGAAGAAGGCCCAGGGCGGTGCCAAGCTGTGA
- a CDS encoding 26S proteasome non-ATPase regulatory subunit Nas2, putative, which yields MNNNIHAPTVASGPASGGTPRDLSKLSMPDLIQEKERIETELSALSSVLQSHGVRMTSSLTTFDGFPRDDIDIAQVRTTRVRIIHLRNDHKEVMQLIEKGVHAHFANLQNAQGAGPTTNGTNVPPTVQSLTNHTAPGTPFAKVNSVVSGSPADQAGLKVGDAIRSFGNINWLNHERLSKVAQVVQENEGRAVSVKVSRKDVANTETITELDLQLTPRQNWGGRGLLGCHLIPL from the exons ATGAACAATAACATTCATGCTCCGACTGTTGCCTCTGGACCGGCGTCCGGGGGTACTCCCCGCGATCTGTCCAAATTGTCGATGCCAGATCTGATCCAGGAGAAAGAACGCATTGAGACGGAACTCTCAGCTCTTAGTAGCGTCCTCCAGTCG CATGGAGTACGCATGACCTCATCCCTGACCACCTTCGACGGTTTCCCCCGTGATGATATCGACATCGCGCAAG TTCGCACAACGCGCGTGCGCATTATCCACCTACGAAATGACCACAAGGAGGTAATGCAACTTATCGAGAAGGGTGTCCATGCACATTTCGCCAACCTACAAAATGCGCAAGGCGCTGGCCCAACTACGAATGGCACCAACGTCCCTCCGACTGTGCAATCATTGACAAATCACACTGCGCCGGGGACACCGTTTGCCAAGGTCAATAGCGTGGTTTCGGGAAGTCCAGCAGACCAGGCGGGACTGAAAGTTGGCGATGCAATTCGAAGTTTCGGGAATATCAATTGGCTGAATCACGAGCGCCTTTCAAAGGTCGCTCAAGTGGTTCAAGAAAATGAAGGA CGCGCAGTATCTGTCAAAGTCTCTCGGAAGGATGTAGCAAACACGGAAACTATAACGGAATTGGACCTCCAGCTCACCCCTCGCCAGAATTGGGGCGGCCGTGGCCTTCTGGGATGTCACTTAATTCCTTTATAA